A single region of the Malus sylvestris chromosome 8, drMalSylv7.2, whole genome shotgun sequence genome encodes:
- the LOC126631508 gene encoding uncharacterized protein LOC126631508 codes for MAGLQLQSSQREAVIVAVDANRTKGSVEAVEWALKHIVKPGDTFLVLGFFTDHHAKKNSCFPFKLLTGLRASGIWERSVFIDHEEVHPVDLEEEIQRKKGQYRTSLQPIYSHCSKNEVRLVFKLAAGFCPATLAIKESQKLNTRWIVLDSHFKKSKVYLRGHVTCNIAVVKEKDFASLMLSNDTQPAEICLSNPELNYDSAALEEHPREEHRKDFSAYELRNKSAPAPYPQNPCCYPLSWRSGFPRAFSYNELEVITNGFADDNITGVVDDIAVLQGLLQETPVLVKSLQKTKKGFWSILQILSRVSHRNISNLVGYCSTGVSPFLLYDFPCLGTVDANLQCKNGYFSN; via the exons atggcTGGTTTGCAGTTGCAGTCATCCCAAAGAGAGGCCGTGATAGTCGCTGTCGATGCAAATAGGACTAAAGGAAGTGTGGAAGCCGTCGAATGGGCTCTCAAACATATCGTTAAACCCGGTGACACCTTCCTTGTTTTAGGATTTTTCACTGATCACCATGCCAAGAAGAACTCTTGCTTTCCGTTTAAGTTGCTCACGGGTCTCCGCGCCTCTGGAATAT GGGAGAGATCAGTATTCATTGACCACGAGGAAGTGCATCCTGTCGATCTTGAAGAAGAAATCCAGCGAAAAAAAGGACAATACCGGACCAGCCTTCAGCCTATATATAGTCACTGCTCAAAGAATGAG GTGAGGTTGGTGTTTAAGCTTGCAGCCGGGTTTTGTCCAGCGACACTGGCAATTAAGGAATCACAGAAGCTTAATACCCGTTGGATTGTATTAGACAG tCACTTTAAGAAATCGAAAGTTTATCTACGAGGACATGTAACGTGCAACATTGCAGTAGTGAAGGAAAAAGATTTTGCTAGCTTGATGCTATCGAATGATACACAGCCTGCTGAGATTTGCCTGAGCAATCCTGAGCTAAATTATGATTCAGCAGCTCTTGAAGAGCATCCTCGGGAAGAGCATAGAAAAGATTTCAGTGCTTACGAGTTAAGAAATAAAAGTGCACCCGCACCATATCCTCAGAATCCTTGTTGCTATCCTCTGTCTTGGAGAAGTGGTTTTCCTCGAGCGTTTTCTTACAACGAACTTGAAGTGATAACGAATGGCTTTGCTGATGATAACATTACAGGAGTTGTGGATGACATAGCAGTTCTTCAGGGGCTATTACAAGAAACACCTGTTTTAGTCAAGTCTTTACAGAAAACAAAGAAGGGCTTCTGGTCAATCCTACAGATCCTTTCCCGGGTGAGCCACCGCAACATCTCGAACCTTGTTGGGTACTGCAGCACTGGCGTTTCTCCATTCTTGCTTTATGACTTCCCTTGTTTGGGTACCGTTGACGCGAACTTGCAATGTAAGAACGGCTACTTCTCTAACTGA
- the LOC126633006 gene encoding 40S ribosomal protein S30: MGKVHGSLARAGKVRGQTPKVAKQDKKKKPRGRAHKRLQYNRRFVTAVVGFGKKRGPNSSEK, encoded by the exons ATGG GTAAGGTTCACGGGTCGCTCGCACGTGCCGGGAAGGTTAGGGGTCAGACGCCGAAGGTCGCCAAGcaagacaagaagaagaagcccaGAGGCCGCGCCCACAAGCGCTTGCAGTACAACCGGAGATTCGTCACCGCCG TTGTTGGATTCGGGAAGAAGAGGGGGCCTAATTCTTCTGAGAAGTAA